CtgtgttaaaaaaaaggagcaatataaaaataacataatgATAACAGTAGAATAATGCATAAATGGCAtatgaacaaatatatgtatatataataaatatatgtgttTGTGTATGAATAAGGTATTTATTtaaggaaaataattatttataattgcTAGTATTGGTGTAGTAGCAACATAatagttatatttatttttgtatttatgcTTCCTAtaaggaaaataatattttcactTTGCATTTAcgttttaatatatgtttatggGGTACAGCaagtatttaaaaaatatttattaataataaataattaaaggGAAGTTTTAAGTTTCcgctattttattattttaatatattttttttcctacAATAtcgaaaataaaatatcacatttatatttcagCTTTAGCtagataaattattattgatCCATCATGTTGTGGTGTATTAAGctcttattatatataatttaaaaaaaaaattttaatattcgAATTTTGAATTAGgtttttgattttatttttatataaaattagtttttaatacattttatattttatggtTTTCCATAACCAATATAATTTGCTGTAAAGTGTGTTTTAAAAATCGATAGCGTCGATagaaatttataataaaatgcctgataaatatatgtataagtatttttgtatatatgaatgtatatttaatatgtataggttttttattttaaattgcggttttaaaaagaaatatttgaGCTTCATTTAGTggttatttttgtttatattttaaatgaaatagtattttttgtataactACTGTGTAGATAAAATCAGAACAAGATATACAAAAGATATTAATacataattaatatttatacaataaTAGATCCTGTGCGCtaaggaaaatatatacatacccAGAAAGTTTAATTGATGGATACATCAGGACGTTTTGATATTTATtgtcatatattttttaaagtataaaaatggaatataATAAGTTGGAAAAGAGTGAAgaacataaaataaaaattatgttcTTTTTGATAGGGGTATTATTAACGTTACCTTCACATGTTATagttaatatatcatttttaattaaccAAATATACaatgaagaaatatttGTCACAATTATGGGAATAATATCAGGATGTATGATTATAGCATCTGCATTTCAATTATTAATAGAAATAACATCATTTATATCAATAATTGTCagtaatattttaaatataattaacaTGGGGTTATTGCTAACACTTTTATGTGTTTGTAAAGcatcaaaatattatatatatggtaTGTGTGGTATAATTGGTTTATTCATTggatatttatattcatcatgcacaaaatattctttattaGTTGATTTAAAAGTAAATGGATTTTTAGTTACAGGAATTAGTTTTAGCgcattatttgtttttactATTAACACAATAATatcttattttataattgaaGATGGTAATATCGAATCATATTATAACACTATTTTTCGATCTTTTGttacaattttaataatcGAATGTTGTATACTATCggttatattttatatacaatataattCTAGATTTTTCCAagatcaaaaaaaaaaaattgaatttCCAACATACAAATATGCAAGTAAACCACTAAATGATGTAGaaaagggaaaaaaatatatgaacagaaataataattatacacATGATagaaatacaaaatttatgaaaaattttaaaagtctatttaatttttcaaatataattgatggtgcaaaattaattaaacattattatatttgctTAATACCCATAAGTTTTTCTATTTTAgttacttttattatttatccACACATACGTAagtttattaaaaaaacatatatgtatattttatttatttgcatGCACATACAATAAATTATGACtatgttaataattttatgtataataaaatagctATTACATTTATCCTAAATTTGCACACACATTgaaatatatctatatatgcATCTATATGTCTGTTATTTCCAATTTTTACAGTTCCGAACAAGTTAGAAAAAGGAGTTGCCATAAATTATATGCTTATGTTAATGTATCAAGCCAGTgactttatatttatttttttagtgaCAATATATGCTCACggtttaaaattttttaaacaaatatatgttttaatattatgttTAAGCAGATCATTATTAGTAGTTTTGtctattaaaataaagaatttaAAAGAAGGCGATTTTATGTATACAACTGGATTTATATCCTTTATAGTAATTTTGTTAGGATCTACAAATGGGTCTTTAATTAATATGAGTTATGAAAGAATAAATGATTGCTTTAAAAATTCGAGtaacaaagaaaaaaaggTTGCATTGGCTTCCTCATTTTGTGCTTTATCGCTTTTGACAAGTTATGCAATATCCCCTTGGATTTGCCATGCGgttataaatttatgatGCAGTTGTAAATTTATGAGGCACTAAAAATTGCACGaatgttttaaatatattcaaaaaataaaaaaaaattaataggagtattttttttactaatgTTGTGGTCCAATTGTTTTATCTTTTCCCctataatttgtatatctaaatatattttttttaattttttaaacacATTAGTGCTAATAGAATAACCACAATTTATTTGCCTATATTTGTACAGTTGCTCTAATATGAGTAATAAGAAAAttgcataaaaaatattaacattgcataaaattgtataaaaaatatgaacacTGTTAAGGTGGCataggaaaaaaaataattcaaggTATTgtcaatataataaaatattacttTAAATTGATtgtatttttgtttttcaataattttatgtaGTCACATTATTAGCTACATATAGTGTGtatattatcttttttttagcgatagtgaaaaattattgacTTTTGGAAATATACATTctaatttgttaatataaaatgaatacTATTAAAAAGCAAGGATAAACGTTTAgttactttttatttaagaTAATTTGTTTCCAAGCGATGATAagtgttaaaaaaataaaaaatgtatattttcatatataaggGGTAAGCAGGGTAAGTTATGCgtcatttaattttttttttttttttaatatatatgaagttaagaaaaaaatatataatatataattgctACAAAAATTgagaaaaaatacacaattttattatgcatatgttgaggaaatatttatgtgcTTTGTGTTTAGTGCGTAATTTTGTTTACcttttaagaaaaaataaaataacaaaataaaaaataaataaaataaaataaataataaattgttggaaaaatgaaataaggACTTAAAGAGTAAACGATCTAATTGCTGTAGTTTATATAGCaaaatatcatatataataaaataaaagcaatatgaaaatatttattatttttataaaaaaaaattataacaagCTATAGACAAACCGAGTAGTTTACTAGTGTAACGAATTTCAGCTATTCATAGTTATTTCCACACTtgatatttaatttaaaaaaaaaattaaataaataaataaaaacatgaTTAACAATTTATCTAGGGAAAGGAAAAAGAGTGTTAGATATTTActaaatgaatattataacatagaaaatgaaaataaagaaattgtAACAGATTTGAAAATTACAAATGTGATTGGAAATGCTGTGAAGGAATATGTATCCAATACGAAAGTTCGAAAAGATACAAATGACAGAGTTATAGAtgacaaaattataaatgaCAAAGCTATAAATGAAGGGAATAGAATGAATTGTCttaattttgataatgTTGAAACTCTGAACGAAATGgatgaattaaataaaaaaagtagcGAATTTaatgcaaatatatattttcgtAAATTGCTAGAAAATAGTAGTCTTGAcgatttaataaataaatccaaaaaaattgaaaaggaaataaaacaaaatgacAATTCGATACAATCTATTGTATATGAAAactataataaatttatatatgcagaagatataatagttttagtaaaaaataacttcAAAAAAGTAAAggacaaaataaatttaataaatcaaCATATAGATTATATAGATACTagctttaaaaaaacaaataaaaatatttctattGAAATTGAACAagtagaaaatataattcaaataaaaaaattattaaaaaatataaacattatTATGCAAACCCCAAAAGAAATGTTTTCTTTaattcttaaaaaaaagtatattaaagcattaaaattatttatagaacttattccatttttatatcaaaataaacatattattcCATTTATTTGTCTATATATGGATTGCAAACATTTGGAAAACATTGCATGTTCGTTATATTTCAAATTTCTTCACAATAGCGTCCCAAACATTACCTCTGAAAATGggaaagaaaataaaatttctaACACAACCTTTTTTGGAGAAAATTTGAAAgatttatttcaaaaattatgttCAAGTATTATACccaataataaattagGATATTGTTTTGAAGTTATCCTTTCTTTTGgaaaagatataaaattgatgagaaatttatttattcaaaatagAATAATTgctttaaaatatttgttatgtaatatatttaacttaggaaattattttcatgaaaatgataataataattctaaCAAAATGGAgggtataaaaaatgatgataagtttgaagaaaataattttatatttttagagaataattataatattgaaaaatccaaattaaatttgaaaatatttgagAATATTATCCAATTAGTGTATGAACATTTATtaccatatttttttgaaattatagataattatgaaaatgtttttataaaaaatgaaaataatagcaAAGAATTTACACATtcaatttattatacaaGTAAATTAATATCTGAATTAAATGAGcaagtgaaaaaaaaaaaaaaaaaaattgaaacaAACATAAAACAGTTAACAAAATCTAGAATGAtatatgatgataatattgaagaaaatgaaaaaaaaaaaaaaaaaaaaaatgatgaaactACAATATTAATggatgaaaatatttatcatgaattaaaagaaatgtGGAATGTTAATTGTGATAAAGAacttattataattttagcAAAAGGTTTTTTTCGAACTTTattgaatttaaaaatagatttattatatttatataatccaTCTGTAGAAattattgtattttatttaaaaaaattaataaataatgtaaatgaaaaagaaaaagaaatgaaaattcaagaaaaaaaattgtctGGTATTTTATCACCTATTTTAAATacatacataaaaaaaatgttatatacaattacgaaacataatttttataaattatgttataaaaataatttaaattttataaatttttataatatgtgtaataataatgatatttattttatagttgaaaataaaaatgaattacatcataaaattttgttaaatcTTTGTTTGGAAATTATagatttgaaaatattttttgaagaaataaaacaagtatcttttgatttttttataaagaatattataaattttgtgacaatttattttattttcttaaacaattttttaaactttTTCATTAAACAGTTTgtatgtgtatataatcGAATAAAggataatgaaaatggaaatatagATGATAATTTTGAAGGTTTTAGTGAATTagaatttatatatgaacatgatttgtttaaatataataatatatatagtattaaTTGTGAATTGGATGAAATACAAAATgtagaaaaagaaatgaatATACATAAACAATTGtctaattatttttataattctgttaatataaataatagagaaattcaaaatattttaaaaaaattaaaaaaaaaattaaatatagattATAAAGAATTTATTGCTAAAATAGTAGATGAAAATGTAtctaaattaaaaaaaaaaaaaaaaattaaagaaatatattttttattagccttaatatctatatttaataattttaaaaaggaaggaatttcaaaaatatttacaatattattaaacatatatagTGAATCTAACAATTTGGTgaaaggaaataaaaaattatatttttgtgatAATTTAGAAtcgattttttataaagatGTATATccatttaatttaaaaaatgacaaaaatatgaaagATGAAAGTAAAAATTCTATATGTGATAAAATTGATgaagttttaaaaaaaaaaaattgtaaaaatattaattcaaATAGTAATTTAGATAAGAATAACGAAATCACAGTTTTAGACAATTCTTTTTGTAATGATTTTCAGAAAAAGGAAATCCAACAAACAATTGTAGatacaaaatatgtttggaatgatgaaaattatttagagaaaataaagaacAAAAATTTGGATAAAAATCAAGGACAAAGCCTTGATGGTGTTTCAGTTTTGTACACTAAAGATAGCGAAAATATGGAAAAGaattgtgaaaaaaataaacattttaatgattcaaataaaagttttgaaaataaagataacGAAAGTGATTGGAGGGAAGGTACAACTGATATTAGTGAAAAtgagataataaaaaaagaaaaatggacaaaaagtataaaaaaatttgctaaaaatatttttcaaaataaatgtaatgaacttgtaaatatatatatattttattatgtaaataaaatgtctaataatattgaattGTGTTTGGAAAAATggggaaaaaatatagaagaAAGGAATAATATGATTAGTTCAAGTTTTTTgtatgttttaaaaaatgtaaataatatatattttactttaaatttaattttgggaggtaataaaacaaaagatataaataaacaagCATATTTTGAggaaatatgtaaaaaaataaaaaaagaaataaagcaaataaataaaataatgtttaAAGAGgataattcaaataatgtaattgataataatagtaaccattttaaaagtataaatatattatcaccAAATATAGAACAGTTAAATgaagtaaatataaaagaaaatagaaatttagaaatgtacatatataagttatatatagcaaaaatgaaaaattataaaaaaaatataaaacttgAAACTAAACaagttatatttattattataaaaatattatttaagaACTATATCGAATTTATTagaaatatgcatataaatgaatatatatttaaaaatttaaagatTGATTTTGtattctatttttattttttaaaacattatatatCTAAAGATGATGAAAATCTGTTATTTGTTATCCTTAATGATGTTTTAATAAGTGCAATTGAAAGGCTAAACAAACAAGTTAGCTCTAACCTTCCAAACGTTTATCCAACTTATTTATTGGATACttgttattataaaatagacaaaaatattgatttaatccaaaataaaattatgatgaaataacaatatatatattttattttattttttgttcataaaatcaagattatatgtattgtgtgtatttttccattcctgttttgtttttttaatttttttgtttttccaACTATATACTTGCAAACAGTTTTTAATTtcctaatttttttattttaaaaataaatgatatatatttgatgtaaattaattatatattatagaaGCTTAAGCAACCCCTCACGATAAAACACATTCCAACATTTGTATGTATACACATACTTTTAATAAACTTAAAATGGaatgttttaaattttatattttgtaaaattgtGATCagatatgtatatatgtgttATTTATTCTTCACACATTTTAAGCatattcaatttttttttttttttttttttaaattaataaaattattagtaaaaaataatagacTTGTTCACAGCAAAGAATAAATAATcgatataataatgataagtAATAAAGGTtgtcaattttttttaaaggatataaattaaataaaattaaatgtcttaattatataaaataatattaaggaaaaaaaattaaaataaatagaaaGATTGAAAGTTAGTATATTTGTAtcaatgaatataaataaaaacaggataaaaaaaattaatacaaTTCTTTGGacttatataatataattaaaaaatggaggaaaatatggaaaaaaataagaaaggAGAAAAACCAAACATGAAACAAATTaagtttattttaaaaaaatcagaagaacttgaaaaaaaacattcattaggtattttaaaacaacatgtatgtgtataaatatgtattactTTACtgatttatatgtatatatatttttgggAACATATTTTGGATTTACACACAGTTTCTTTCCTATGCGTTCTATACGTTTCTGAGAAATTAAACgattatgtaaaaaataactacAGTGACATAggtattataaaaaaaaagtaaaaatatcgattatatgtgtatggtatatcattttaggaataaagaaaatatttcctAATACTTTAAtatgtctttttttttattttatgatttgaatgtgtatatatatatatatatatatatttgatctacatttttaaaGAGGCAAAAGATCTTTTATTAAACTGTGTGAAGAAAGCTGAAGAAATTAGACCATCTTTTGATTTGATCGATTATAGCAAATTAGCTGATTTGTGTAAACgtaacaatttaaaaaaaatatatatatacatatgtttTGCACACATTTATGAGATGGAATTGtatgttattataaaatcTGTTTTCCACATTTCGAatagaattatttttagcaGCTGATAAAAATGATCGAACTGATGAAATAACAAACAAAACAATACATATGTTTTTCACTGcgcaaatattttatgaaatattaaatcaCTTTCAAgcattaaataatgatgaaaaaaaaaaatatttatatgctaaatataaaacaatttatataaagaaatgttttgataataatataaaaccTGAGCCTGGGTCGCCAAAAGCAGAACTAGAACAAGACACATCAGAAAGTAAGAAAGATAAACACATTCTTAAAATATGACGttcatatatgtatatatttatgcaaTATGTAGGTGTGTAATTgcagttttttttattttatacgATATAGAATAATATGTCTATGTGcttataaatttatcagAATTATATGAGGAAATGCCAATAAACcaagaaaacaaaaaagaaGACATAGAAAAAGAGAAAAGTGATGAAGAAAACAAATGGGTAAAAGATGATATTCTTTGGGGTGCagaagaaaattatttattttcaaaaaatgaagattcAAATTTGTTATCTAATAATacagataataataaaataggtTAATAATGCATAGTTGAGATGATATATTTGTtcttctatttttatagcccttaataattttgtcaaaacaattttaaaatgaaaatttgcCTGACAAAGTCAGAAATATATGAGAATTTCAATCTGGAGTATGTGTGCAAAATCactatgcatatatattcatacatatatgttattacactattttttggaaatatttacaggtgaaaacaataaaaatgggAAATATGTAGATATTTCTCAAAGCCTGAAGCACTCTCAATATGCTACAAATGGTAAGATATCACATGAAATTgtttatacaattttattgaTTATTGCATGTACatgttcataatatattatataacattTGGCTAAAATTTGAGAAAATAGTAAAGctacaatatttttatctccCCTCGCTTTTATtcttacattttttaattcatatacttatttgtttattttccCCTTTCGGATCCCTAGCTTTAATGTTCGAAGATGTAGTTACAGCAAAGAAGGAATTAAAGATTGCCTTGTCATATTTGGAATAGttatatatcaaatttattatttttaactttaatccgaaataattaaaaatagccaaaataatttaaagtttataaataaaagggACATAAATGGAGTGATGGGTACATAAATTATGTGACAAACACTCCAATATACTACTATTGAAAAGTTTAagcttatatatatatagtatatgGATGAATATTACAATTTGTAATAAACTGGAtgtttcaaaaaatattattagcATTTTCCATAGTATTTTATgagaaatatttaatatgatttatttaatacTCTATTAAAACGCACACATATACGTATGTACGTTTTGACCGCTGTAAAAAATAGCAATGTagatatacaaatatttccttaagttttttatttttgtaatatttttttgcatacAAATGATACATAAATacattacatatatatgaatgcGGTATGTgcatatgaaaaaaaaacttatgACCTTAGCAACAATTGATTTGAATGGTTTAATTTTCattacttaaaaaaaaaaaagaggtagctattattaaaatgtgATTTTATTCTGACATGTTCataaatattgtaaaatatgaaaggcgttattttttacatgcTTAAAGTATATAGAGAATTTTTATGAGGATTGTGTAACAATTTTTGAAGGGATAaatgcatacatatatatatttttttttcttgtaTCCTCTTATATTGCAATAGTAAATCCTCTGGGGgaatagaaaatatttatggaTATTGTCAAGTTGTGTTAATTTTGTTcgcaaaaataaaaagagaagaaataatttaataaaaaatatattttatattggTTATAATTACATAGGagttattaaaatataatatctGGAATTgggatttaaaaaatatagaatgAGTAATAATGTGATATACCGACTtagcaatttttttatggtgttgaaatatatttgcccattataaaaataattgataTAATTTCAATCTTATACTTtctacatattttttttttttttaaattcatcTTTGATctctatttattttaatattttttttagaataaaaagtgataattatatatgtatgggTAATATGAACAAACGGTTTATCACACaattgaataaaataaatgatataaaaaaaaatatatttatagtaaggaaagaaaacaaaaaagtaataaatagttttttttcagtTAAGGAAAAACAACGTTTTTTACCTTTGgcaaaattaaataaaaataaaaattttggaAAATTTAGCTATTTGTCATTTCTAAGTGAATTtaagaaattaaaaaacttttatgtatatacaaaaataaagaaaacgAGATACATAAGAAAAGATTGTTTAAATAACagagataataataacagtaataaaaattttgaacAAACTTATAATGAAATGGAATCAGAacaaatgaataataacGGGAATATAATTCCCGATGAAATAAGtgacaaaaaaaaggaaaagaaAGCTAAAAAActagaagaaaaaaaattgaaattagcaaaaaaattggaaagggaaaatttaaaaaatgaagcaGCGAAAGTTTTAGAACATGTATGtgaagatataaataaagaaagtTATGGGTATGTTAAACTTAGTATAATAATGGAAAACGGTAAAAATATCCATCTTTACAATCCAGAGgaaatatacaatttattatatgtaaagAACGATATaaatttggaaaaaaatgttgacagaaatgaaaaaagagAAGATATAGAAAGCGAAAtgaacaataaaaataacaaactGGAAGAAGGATCATGCCTATGGGTAAGAGGTAGAATTCATGATATAAGAAGTAAAGGTTCTTTggcatttattattttaagaaataaaatatattcattgcAATGTATACTtgacataaaaaatgtaaataatgataaaaatatgataaaatggGTTAATAACTTATCTCTCGAATCTATTGTAGATATATATGGAAAGTTAGTTAAGCCTGAAATATCTATTGATAGcacaattataaaatatgaaattcatattcttaaaatattttgtataagcaaaaatagtaaagaattaccatttttattaaaagatGCAAATATGAAAGAAATTGATGATGAAGCTACTATTCGAGTAAATCAGGATAACAGACTTAATAATAGATGCATAGATTTACGTACATATGCAAATTatagtatattttatttacaatcagaaatatgtaaaatatttcgaaattatttaattgataataattttacagAAATCCATACACCCAAATTGTTAGGAGAAAGTAGCGAAGGGGGGGCTAATgcttttcaaataaattattttaatcaAAACGGATTCTTAGCTCAATCTCcaca
This genomic window from Plasmodium berghei ANKA genome assembly, chromosome: 2 contains:
- a CDS encoding nucleoside transporter 4, putative is translated as MEYNKLEKSEEHKIKIMFFLIGVLLTLPSHVIVNISFLINQIYNEEIFVTIMGIISGCMIIASAFQLLIEITSFISIIVSNILNIINMGLLLTLLCVCKASKYYIYGMCGIIGLFIGYLYSSCTKYSLLVDLKVNGFLVTGISFSALFVFTINTIISYFIIEDGNIESYYNTIFRSFVTILIIECCILSVIFYIQYNSRFFQDQKKKIEFPTYKYASKPLNDVEKGKKYMNRNNNYTHDRNTKFMKNFKSLFNFSNIIDGAKLIKHYYICLIPISFSILVTFIIYPHILPNKLEKGVAINYMLMLMYQASDFIFIFLVTIYAHGLKFFKQIYVLILCLSRSLLVVLSIKIKNLKEGDFMYTTGFISFIVILLGSTNGSLINMSYERINDCFKNSSNKEKKVALASSFCALSLLTSYAISPWICHAVINL
- a CDS encoding vacuolar protein sorting-associated protein 51, putative — translated: MINNLSRERKKSVRYLLNEYYNIENENKEIVTDLKITNVIGNAVKEYVSNTKVRKDTNDRVIDDKIINDKAINEGNRMNCLNFDNVETLNEMDELNKKSSEFNANIYFRKLLENSSLDDLINKSKKIEKEIKQNDNSIQSIVYENYNKFIYAEDIIVLVKNNFKKVKDKINLINQHIDYIDTSFKKTNKNISIEIEQVENIIQIKKLLKNINIIMQTPKEMFSLILKKKYIKALKLFIELIPFLYQNKHIIPFICLYMDCKHLENIACSLYFKFLHNSVPNITSENGKENKISNTTFFGENLKDLFQKLCSSIIPNNKLGYCFEVILSFGKDIKLMRNLFIQNRIIALKYLLCNIFNLGNYFHENDNNNSNKMEGIKNDDKFEENNFIFLENNYNIEKSKLNLKIFENIIQLVYEHLLPYFFEIIDNYENVFIKNENNSKEFTHSIYYTSKLISELNEQVKKKKKKIETNIKQLTKSRMIYDDNIEENEKKKKKKNDETTILMDENIYHELKEMWNVNCDKELIIILAKGFFRTLLNLKIDLLYLYNPSVEIIVFYLKKLINNVNEKEKEMKIQEKKLSGILSPILNTYIKKMLYTITKHNFYKLCYKNNLNFINFYNMCNNNDIYFIVENKNELHHKILLNLCLEIIDLKIFFEEIKQVSFDFFIKNIINFVTIYFIFLNNFLNFFIKQFVCVYNRIKDNENGNIDDNFEGFSELEFIYEHDLFKYNNIYSINCELDEIQNVEKEMNIHKQLSNYFYNSVNINNREIQNILKKLKKKLNIDYKEFIAKIVDENVSKLKKKKKIKEIYFLLALISIFNNFKKEGISKIFTILLNIYSESNNLVKGNKKLYFCDNLESIFYKDVYPFNLKNDKNMKDESKNSICDKIDEVLKKKNCKNINSNSNLDKNNEITVLDNSFCNDFQKKEIQQTIVDTKYVWNDENYLEKIKNKNLDKNQGQSLDGVSVLYTKDSENMEKNCEKNKHFNDSNKSFENKDNESDWREGTTDISENEIIKKEKWTKSIKKFAKNIFQNKCNELVNIYIFYYVNKMSNNIELCLEKWGKNIEERNNMISSSFLYVLKNVNNIYFTLNLILGGNKTKDINKQAYFEEICKKIKKEIKQINKIMFKEDNSNNVIDNNSNHFKSINILSPNIEQLNEVNIKENRNLEMYIYKLYIAKMKNYKKNIKLETKQVIFIIIKILFKNYIEFIRNMHINEYIFKNLKIDFVFYFYFLKHYISKDDENLLFVILNDVLISAIERLNKQVSSNLPNVYPTYLLDTCYYKIDKNIDLIQNKIMMK
- a CDS encoding vacuolar protein sorting-associated protein VTA1, putative, whose product is MEENMEKNKKGEKPNMKQIKFILKKSEELEKKHSLVSFLCVLYVSEKLNDYVKNNYSDIEAKDLLLNCVKKAEEIRPSFDLIDYSKLADLCKQLFLAADKNDRTDEITNKTIHMFFTAQIFYEILNHFQALNNDEKKKYLYAKYKTIYIKKCFDNNIKPEPGSPKAELEQDTSEKLYEEMPINQENKKEDIEKEKSDEENKWVKDDILWGAEENYLFSKNEDSNLLSNNTDNNKIGENNKNGKYVDISQSLKHSQYATNALMFEDVVTAKKELKIALSYLE
- a CDS encoding aspartate--tRNA ligase, putative — encoded protein: MGNMNKRFITQLNKINDIKKNIFIVRKENKKVINSFFSVKEKQRFLPLAKLNKNKNFGKFSYLSFLSEFKKLKNFYVYTKIKKTRYIRKDCLNNRDNNNSNKNFEQTYNEMESEQMNNNGNIIPDEISDKKKEKKAKKLEEKKLKLAKKLERENLKNEAAKVLEHVCEDINKESYGYVKLSIIMENGKNIHLYNPEEIYNLLYVKNDINLEKNVDRNEKREDIESEMNNKNNKLEEGSCLWVRGRIHDIRSKGSLAFIILRNKIYSLQCILDIKNVNNDKNMIKWVNNLSLESIVDIYGKLVKPEISIDSTIIKYEIHILKIFCISKNSKELPFLLKDANMKEIDDEATIRVNQDNRLNNRCIDLRTYANYSIFYLQSEICKIFRNYLIDNNFTEIHTPKLLGESSEGGANAFQINYFNQNGFLAQSPQLYKQMCINSGFDRVFEIAPVFRAENSNTYRHLCEYVSLDVEMTYKYDYMENVYFYDSMFKNIFNKLINNEQNKLFIKNIKNQYPSEDFKWLAVTPIFTYEQAIKLLIEHKKLNLQSEEILTYDMTTDMEKELGKIIKQTHDTDYYIIINFPSALRPFYTMYNEEDPKISNSYDFFMRGEEILSGSQRISDVKLLLDNIKKFNLDPKKLDFYIDSFAYSSYPHSGCGIGLERVLMLFLGLNNIRKTSLFPRDPKRLTP